TAAGCTGTTGATAATTCGACGTACCTTGACTTCTTTCACTGGATATTCAGAGTCCTTCAAGCAAAAGGTTTCAGTTCCGTTGTTGGAGCATTTCGGTGCCTTGCGAGGATCACAATAATGTTCGTATTGGCTTTCGTACTTTTTCTCGTAAGCCACTGGATAAGCTGGTTCAGCGTAAGCTGGTTTTGGGTAAGTTGGACCTGCTGGATATGCTGGTTTAGGATCAACTGGAGCTGGATACGAAGGCTTCGGGTAGGCTGGAGCTGGATACGCAGGTTTAGGATCAACTGGAGCTGAATACGAAGGCTTCGGGTAGGCTGGAGCTGGATACGAAGGCTTCGGGTAGGCTTGAGCTGGATACGAAGGCTTCGGGTAGGCTGGAGCTGGATACGCTGGTTTAGGATCAACTGGAGCTGGATACAAAGGCTTCGGGTAGGCTTGAGCTGGAGATGAGGGCTTCGGGTAGGCTGGAGCTGGATACGAGGGCTTAGGATGAGCTGGAGCTGGATACGAGGGCTTAGGATGAGCTGGAGCTGGATACGAAGGCTTGGGGTAAGCTGGAGCTGGATATGAGGGTCTCGGATAGGCAGAGTGCGCCGGGTATTGTGATCTAGTATTGGGATGCGCTTCCGCAGCCGCTTCCGGCTCGGCAAACACTGCAATTAATACGGCACTCAAACATACCTGTGAAAAAAACTTTGATTTAGTTTGAATTTCGTGAATGATGAATTTATCAATGCAGTTTTAAATTTGGAATCTTTTGTTGCATACTGAAAGGTTCGCAAAATACTCACCATTAAAACTTTCATTTTCGATATAATGAATTAGATTTATCGAGCTCAATCTTGTAACAAGCTGCAGTGGAGATTGTCAGCTATCAACTGATGTCAATTGCTAAAACAAGAAGGGTTTTTATACCGGATCCAGCTTCTCAACAAGCTGTGTCGGGGTAGTACCCAGAGTTGGGGCATTCTTTCCACCCAACGCCCTTGATCTAATTttgaaataacaaattttcACCCTTTGTATAAAATCATTGACAACACGGTCATACTTCGTTGCTTCTTGCAGAatttatttgatgcattaaAATTCCATATGCGGATGGGTGCAAGTTTCATTTGTGACAATTGTTCGTTCTGAGTTAGGGAAATGTTCGATATTTCACCCAAGGGTTGACAACTTTAGAAACCAAAAATCCAAGGGGAAAGGTACGGTAATGAGAAAAGTTTTGTTTCCACTTTTGGCCCCCCCTTTCTCGTCTTACGATTTCGACGTTCAGTTGCAGATCGAAAGCATGACGGCGTGGTGGCGAGAAAATCGTGCTCTTCGTGTCCTAACATGTACAGCTTTGATGCCAATACATTTCTGAAAGGATTGTGCAATTGTCCGACCATTTGAGGTCGGACAACATGTCATAATTTCATGTTAAAGAAAGCTGCTCTTGAAATGGCTT
This genomic stretch from Daphnia magna isolate NIES linkage group LG10, ASM2063170v1.1, whole genome shotgun sequence harbors:
- the LOC116931741 gene encoding adhesive plaque matrix protein, with the translated sequence MKVLMVCLSAVLIAVFAEPEAAAEAHPNTRSQYPAHSAYPRPSYPAPAYPKPSYPAPAHPKPSYPAPAHPKPSYPAPAYPKPSSPAQAYPKPLYPAPVDPKPAYPAPAYPKPSYPAQAYPKPSYPAPAYPKPSYSAPVDPKPAYPAPAYPKPSYPAPVDPKPAYPAGPTYPKPAYAEPAYPVAYEKKYESQYEHYCDPRKAPKCSNNGTETFCLKDSEYPVKEVKYAIDYDPLVLNKYADVADQSADNLVDGLTSLAEEHFDYSNYHGSAFEKGHWVGDEGYICPSDVLYARPVRAVNADGEWRVIVQNIAWPGYTQTQRIETCLFPGASCRTLAACYRSECLQQYIYHRMLSFDPCDPQKGIFIDIYKMPSACSCHLPQFH